The Prionailurus bengalensis isolate Pbe53 chromosome B1, Fcat_Pben_1.1_paternal_pri, whole genome shotgun sequence genomic interval ATTATTATTgttctgagtagtattccattttatgaaaatcccacattttgcttatcaattcatctgttgatatgcatatttgggttgtttccagtttgggacaattatgaataaaatttctatgaccatttatgtaaaaaaaaaaaaagaaagaaaagatctctACATTTAAAACTGCAAAACACTTCTGAGAGAAATCaaataagatctaaataaattGTGACGTACACCATGTTTATGGGTTTgaagactcagtattgttaaatttattcctaacttAACCTATAAATTCAAGGGAATCATGGTCATAATCTTACCACagttttttgcagaaattgattatctgattctaaattttctatggaaatgcaaaggaggtAGCACAtccaaacatttttgaaaaagaagagtaaacttAAAGGACTCATATTACCTGACTTGGCAACTTACTATAAAGAAGAGACAAATAATTTAATGGAACTGAATCAAGAATCCAGAATTAAGATCTACCCTTTATGGTCATTTGATTTTTTACAAAGTATCTGAAGGAATCCAGTGGAAAagggtaaaaaaatttttttttagtttatttatttattttgagagagagagaaagagagagagagagagagtacaaataggggaggaacagagggagacagagaaaaaatttttaaaaagtggtggaacattaaaaaagaaagaaaagagcttcCACTCTTGTTTCACACTAAACACAAACACATAGTTTTAGAGCTGAATGTAAAAGCCAAAATGATGATGtctagggaaaaaggaaaaacaaaacatagaagagTATCTTTGCaacttgagttaaaaaaaaaaagacttttaaaaatagcatacaTAAATTAATAACCATGCAAAAATAGgtaattagacttcatcaaactTTAAAACTAGTGCTTACCCAACCACACCTTTAAGAAAGTGAACgagcaagccacagactgggagaaaatatttcaaaatatgtatctgacaaaggatttgCAGCTGCAATATATACTTACAAAAATGCCtccaactcaataataaaaagacaaacaatctatttttttaaatggaccaaATATTTGAATACACATTTAACAGTGGTATGCAAATTACCATGGGAAAATGCTCAGCAACATGAGTCATCAAGTAAATGccaataaaaccacaatgagccaGCACTACCCAACCACCAGAATAATAACTACTGAACGAGCTGACAACCTTAGaattgacaaggatatggagcaactgAAATTCTCACACAATATTGGTGAGGGCGATAAAATGATACAATCACTCTGGAAAAGGCTCTGGTAGTGTCTTAGACAACTAAGATTATTACTACATTATGACCCAGCAGCATATGTCCAAAAAACGATTTGTATAAGAATGTTTATAACAGgcttattcataatagtcaaaaattgGATAAAGCTCAGGTGCCCATCAACAAAAGGATGGATAAACAAACcttggtatattcatacaatagaatactgcTTATCAATAAAAAAGCAATGACTTACTGatacacacaaaaacatgaatgaacctaAAAAAAGCCATCATGCATACGTACTGTATAAAGGACAGGCAGGATGCTTCCCCTGACTAGGCAGGGGAATAAAAAGCTTTCTAGATCTGGAAGGATGATGATGTTTTATATCTTGACAAGGGTCTGGATCACACAgatgtatatatttatcaaaacccaTCTGATAGTATACTAAAGATTTGGGCATTTTACTGTACATAAACTTTATCTCAAGGAAAAGGTTAAACAACAATTGAACTCGAATTAGTGATCTACATACCTAAATGTTTAGGTAAAGTATACTGAGGTCTGCAAATTTAAAATGCATCATAGAAGTAAGGAAGATGGAGcctccaggttggtgaacatgtgTTGATTTGGGGGCAGTGGCACACCTGGACAGGACACAGAAGCTCTGTGCCCTTTCCCACACCTCACCCTGTGCTCTTCCTGAGTTAAATCTTCTTATTTTAAACTACATGTCTCCAAACATGGGACTGCCTGGCTGGCGGgataatgagtgaatgaaagaagggtggatggatggttggatggatggatggatggatggatctgGCTCTTCTTGAGTTATATCCTCTTATTTTAACCTGTATATCCCAAACCATTAAAAACTATCCAAAAGAATaatccagaaagaaagaattgagaatctggacttcattaaaattaaaaactgctttgCGAAGAGTTCATGTTGAGAGGGtgagaagataagccacagactgaaagaagatacttgcaaaacCCATAATCTGATAAAGCAGCGTTTTCCAAAATATACCAAGAACTCTGAAATtcaatagtaagaaaacaaacaacccaattaaaaaaacaacaacaacaatgaaggCCTTTATAGACATCTTATCAAAGAAGATACAGGTGTCAcataacatatgaaaagatatttcatatCATATATCATCCGGGAAAGGCCAACTGaagcaacaatgagataccactacacatgtATTAGAAATCCAGCACACTGACAGAATCAAATGTTGGTGACGATGTAGACAGAAACTATCATTCAttgctgatgagaatgcaaaatggtacagccattttttGATACAAttcggcagtttcttacaaaactaaacataactcttgccatatgatccagcaaccacTCTCtttggtatttgcccaaagaagttgaaaatgtaTCTCGTGCAGAAACTGGCACACAGCCTTATTTATCATTGCCAAAATTTTGAAGACGTTCTTCAGCaggtgaatgagtaaatgaatggtgGTATgcccagacaatggaatattattcagctctcaaaagaaatgagccatcatGCTACCAAAAGACATTAAACAgtcatctgggtggcccagtcagttgagcatctgacttcggctcaactcatgatctcatggtttgtgagtttgagccccacatccagctttgcactgacagcacagaacctacttcagattctctacctccctctctctctgccactccctcactcacacacacactctcttggtctcaaaaataaataaacattaaaaaaatttttttaattaaaaataaaaataatattaaaaaagacaTTAAGGAACCTCAAAATGCCTATTACGaactgaaagaaaccagtctgaaaggtaacatactgtatgattccaactacatgatattctggaaagggcaaaactGCGGAGATGATGAAAgcattagtggttgccagggatgggGGAATAggcaacaccaagagtgaaccctcccataaactatggactttggggtATTATGATGTGTCGAtttaggttcatcaattgtaacaaatgtactactctggtgggagaatgttgataatgggggaggcagTGCATGCATAGAGGCTGAGGTGatataagaaatatttgtatttcagtcttaattttgctgtgaacctaaaagtgctctaaaaaaataaaagtaaagaacatgaatagatggatgaatagACGGAGGGGTATTGGATAGTATGTGAAGAAGCCAATGCAACAAGATGTTAATTGTAGAATCTATGTGGTAGGTATTTGGGTGTTCgtggtataattatttttcttttttgtatgtttgaaaatttttaacgATTAAGGAACAAAATGTCTTTGCTGCTAAAGTCCTAGATAAAAAGACTCTTAGTTGGACTTGAGAATATGAAAAgcatcattttgtgtgtgtgtttctgtagaTTAATTGTAAATATTGCATCCCggagaatttttgcttttaattgttgATAATGTAATTGCTGCTCTGTCCCAACAGAGAGAAACCCTATGAGACCGGGTGGATTTTCTATACCTTATCACATGAACAATAGGCAACTCAATAGACTTAGTTTGCCCCAATTTGAATTTCTGAGGCATATCTTATAACATTTTTACCTCAGAATGCTGGCTGAATATCCAGAACAAAATAATGTTGGTTACAGATTGCTATCATCAGATTTGTGTtacaaaaagtctttaaaaatattcaggagGACATGTTATCATTTACCTGCTTTTAgccctaaattaaaaataaagaaggcattATTTAACTATGTCCCTCAGAAATGTTTCTCTTGAAATCGTTTCTGGCTTTCACCAAAATACAGTATCATAATTTCAACAATAGTACTTTTCAACAAAAGTACGAGAACTCAATGAGGTCCTGTGATTTAGTTTGCTTAATTCTACCtaggaagtaaatgaaaatacatttcttctaACTTGGGGGACAAAATACTAGCACAAAGAAATCAATCATagagagcaaagagaagaaaaatatcctGAAAGGGTGTTCCACAAAGCAcagatttcttcttcctctttttagcCATATTGCTTtcatgctaaagaaaaaaaatctccaggaaagAACAGTAAGTGGAATTTCATATTTGTGGCAATGAAATATATTGCTAGTCAATATGGATTAATTTAAACAAAGTTTCATTTTGAggtaaagaaaatatgagaattttataaaaacttaCCAGAAGCATTCCTGTCCCTGACAGTGGCTAGGAAGAAACCCATGAGCCTGATTCAAACAGAGTCTTCAGTGTCTTGGGgtcaggacaggacaggacaggcgGTGTCccttaataaacattttcactGAACTCTACAAGGCCATGAAAACGTTGGTGCTTCCTGATGCCAATTCATTAACCAAAGTTTACTAATCTACCTGGAATTTTAATTAAGATTTGTCCAAGAAGAATATGtacttccaaaggaaaaaaaaagtcacccccTCCTGAagaatcaagaaggaaacaggaaACTGAATAAGTTCAGCTATTTACTTTTCTATCACATGCCCTTCTGTAAATACTGCTAATATATACAGCTTTGAGCAAAGGCTGTTCCCTCCGCTCAGCACACTTGAGATTCAACAGGTGGTTTATAGGAGTGACGTGTCTGAACACAGGTCAATTTCTATAGTGTTCTTTAACAATAAGTCAGGCTGAACAAATGAAGAGTTTGGTAAACAATTAACTTTCCAAGGTACTGTTTATCTTGGGACTTTGTCTtggtttttattgtattgtaAGTAGCCCTTTTGCTGTTTACTCCACCAGGAGATCTCAGTATTTTCtccttattcattattattttttttattttagaagcatTAACTAATTCATTAACTAATTAAGGAGTAAGCGCAACACTTCTGGAGGGACTTTAGCAATAAATGAATACTCCTGAACTGAGGCCTTTCAGTGGAGGCTGCTAAATTTGTATGTCCAGAACATTATTTACAGGTTGAAAAATCTTGCTCATATGTGCTCTTCGGTCTTTCAAACACATGAAGATTCTGTGGTTAgttggccattaaaaaaataagcttttagaGCAACTAATGTTGCTGAGTAACATGCGTTGGCAAGTGctatttaacatttcttctctTGGTCATTTTTCATGGCTGTATCATTTCATGTGTGTGACTATCCAAATCTCCACAGCCAATGCTGAGCATATTTGTTCTGTACCTCCAACAATTTGCTTTCAATTGAGtatgaaatacacatttataCTTTGAATTTCTACATTGAGATGATCATACTTTGGATgtattggattaaataaaatatattaaaattaattttgcctttttctttttgatctttttttcagtttatttgtttactttgagataCAGAGTGTGGGGGAGTgccaagagagggaaagaggtacaatcccaagcagcctccacaccatcagtgcacagcccgatgtggggctccaactcaccaactgtgagatcatgacctgagctgaaatccagagtccaacctttaaccaactgagctacccaggtgcccgtcttttttatctttttttatgtgattattaaaaaatttaatattacatATAGACCTCTCTTATTTTTACTGAATAGCACTACTCTATTCTTCCTTGTATCTCTCATCCAGGATCAAAATCTGATACCATCTtggatttctctgtttcttcaagtCCAAGGTTGTTTTCGTAATTTCTCTCAGATTCAGCCCATCCTTTCATTGCCATTGCCAGGATTTAGCATTGTGATCATCAACTGGAGAATCTGTCCCCAAATTctcattctttcccttttatttcatctcttttGCTCTGACATCcattaatatattcaaagtgtgtTTCTCTGGCATTCTTCTGGAGCCATAGCCACATGCGTATAGGAAgtcacatttttatatcttcttatttAATAGATCCATCAgtagattttccatgtataattttCTCTTCCATCTGATGCCTGTGTActtcttttctctattcttcttcttcttcttcttcttcttctttcttcttcttcttcttcttcttcttcttcttcttcttctcctcctcttcctcctccttctccttcttcttcttcttttaaggaAACTActcccaatatggggcttgaactcaccacctggagatcaagagtcacatgctccactaactgaggcagccaggagccctccattctgcttttttttttctttttgtaaattttaatcaatttgttgaagtatttttattttatgtacaaatAATTACCATTAAGGTAGGAATGTTGGGTATCTGCAGTGAATCTTGGATTCAAGGGGGTTCACTTAAtccaacccactgagcctccaTCCTTTGCACACTGATGGAAACACTGGTGGAATGTGTGGAGGCAGTATTTCCGGATCAGACAACGAGGGTTTGAGCAGATGCGGCAAGAACCGGAACCTAGGTGGGATTTCCTGGGAGGGCTCCAGTAGAGCTGCTGGTGTCCCATCTTGCTCTCCGGGACGCAATGAGCAAAAGCCTTTTTTTAACGATTTTTAGTTAAAGTTGTATATAAGATTACTTTATTCCTTCATCTTCTCAATTGTTTCTTCTGTGTatcggcctgagccaaaatcaagagttggacacttaacccactgagctacccaggcatcccatgtattttgaattttccatttaatatatCAGAAATTATTCTGAgagatgaacttttaaaataaagttataaagatttcttctttttttttttttgtttgtttgttttgttttttttttttttctgagatttattgacaaattggtttccatacaacacccagtgctcatcccaaaaggtgccctcctcaatacccatcacccacccactcctccctcccaccccccatcaaccctcagtttgttctcagtttttaacagtctcttatgctttggctctctcccgttctaacctctttttttttttttttttccttcccctcccccatgggttcctgttaagtttctcaggatccacataagagtgagaccatatggtatctgtctttctctgtatggcttatttcacttagcatcacactctccagttccatccacgttgctacaaaaggccatatttcattttttctcattgccatgtaatattccattgtgtatataaaccacaatttctttatccattcatcagtggatggacatttaggctctttccataatttggctattgttgagagtgctgctatgaacattggtgtacaagtggccctatgcatcagtgctcctgtatcccttggataaattcctagcagtgctattgctgggtcatagggtaggtctatttttaattttctgaggaacctccacactgctttccagagcggctgcaccaatttgcattcccaccaacagtgcaagagggttcccgtttctccacatcctcgccagcatctatagtctcctgatttgttcattttggccactctgactggcgtgaggtgatacctgagtgtggttttgatttgtatttccctgataaggagcgacgctgaacatcttttcatgtgcctgttggccatccggatgtcttctttagagaagtgtctattcatgttttctgcccatttcttcactgggttatttgtttttcgggtgtggagtttggtgagctctttatagattttggatactagccctttgtccgatatgtcatttgcgaatatcttttcccattccgttggttgccttttagttttgttggttgtttcctttgctgtgcagaagctttttatcttcataaggtcccaggaattcacttttgcttttaattcccttgcctttggggacgtgtcaagtaagagattgctacggctgaggtcagagaggtcttttcctgctttctcctctaaggttttgatggtttcctgtctcacatttaggtcctttatccattttgagtttatttttgtgaatggtgtgagaaagtggtctagtttcaaccttctgcatgttgctgtccagttctcccagcaccatttgttaaagaggctgtcttttttccattggatgttctttcctgctttgtcaaagatgagttggccatacgtttgtgggtctagttctggggtttctattctattccattggtctatgtgtctgttttggtgccaataccatgctgtcttgatgatgacagctttgtagtagaggctaaagtctgggattgtgatgcctcctgctttggtcttcttcttcaaaattcctttggctattcggggccttttgtggttccatatgaattttaggattgcttgttctagtttcgagaagaatgctggtgcaattttgattgggattgcattgaatgtgtagatagctttgggtagtattgacattttgacaatatttatttttccaatccatgagcagggaatgtctttccatttctttaaatcttcttcaatttccttcagaagctttctatagttttcagcatacagatcctttacatctttggttagatttattcctaggtattttatgcttcttggtgcaattgtgaatgggatcagtttcttgatttgtctttctgttgcttcattgttagtgtataagaatgcaactgatttctgtacattgattttgtatcctgcaactttgctgaattcctgtatcagttctagcagacttttggtggagtctatcggattttccatgtataatatcatgtcatctgcaaaaagcgaaagcttgacttcatctttgccaattttgatgcctttgatttccttttgttgtctgattgctgatgctagaacttccagcactatgttaaacagcagcggtgagagtgggcatccttgtcgtgttcctgatctcagggaaaaagctttcagtttttccccgttgaggatgatgttagctgtgggcttttcataaatggcttttatgatctttaagtatgttccttctatcccgactttctcaagggtttttattaagaaagggtgctggattttgtcgaaggccttttctgcatcgattgacaggatcatatggttcttctctctttttttgttaatgtgatgtatcacgttgattgatttgcgaatgttgaaccagccctgcatcccaggaatgaatcccacttgatcatggtgaataattctttttatatgccgttgaattcgatttgctagtatcttattgagaatttttgcatccatattcatcagggatattggcctgtagttctctttttttactgggtctctgtctggtttaggaatcaaagtaatactggcttcatagaatgagtctggaagttttccttccctttctatttcttggaatagcttgagaaggataggtattatctctgctttaaacgtctggtagaactcccctgggaagccatctggtcctggactcttatttgttgggagatttttgataaccgattcaatttcttcgctggttatgggtctgttcaagctttctatttcctcctgattgagttttggaagcgtgtgggtgttcaggaattcgtccatttcttccaggttgtccaatttgttggcatataagttttcatagtattccctgataattgtttgtatctctgagggattggttgtaatcattccattttcattcatgattttatctatttgggtcatctcccttttctttttgagaagcctggctagaggtttgtcaattttgtttattttttcaaaaaaccaactcttggtttcgttgatctgctctacagtttttttagtttctatattgtttatttctgctctgatctttattatttctcttcttctgctgggcttaggctgcctttgctgttctgcttctagttcctttaggtgtgctgttagattttgtatttgggatttttcttgtttcttgagataggcctggattgcaatgtattttcctctcaggactgcctttgctgcgtcccaaagcgtttggattgttgtattttcat includes:
- the LOC122467752 gene encoding 40S ribosomal protein S29-like; the encoded protein is MGHQQLYWSPPRKSHLGSGSCRICSNPRCLIRKYCLHTFHQCFHQCAKDGGSVGWIK